One region of Cerasicoccus sp. TK19100 genomic DNA includes:
- a CDS encoding succinylglutamate desuccinylase/aspartoacylase family protein: MPTAKSTRRKQKPIKLGMETIPPGESRDVRLKISETYTGDEIALPVRVIHSAKPGPKVFISAAIHGDEINGTGIVHDLLYDEQITIDCGTLFLIPVVNVFGFETHERYLPDRRDLNRSFPGNETGSLASRIAAIFMREIVCQCDYGIDLHSAAFQRTNFPNVRADLSNPDARKLALAFGCPLIVDGRGPEGSLRREACKAGCPTIILEAGEPWKIERGILELGVRGIRNTLIKLGMLTGENIPPAYQIRAKKTTWVRAELGGILRYHIGAGDWVEAGQPIATNYTILGQAQYTLTSPCDGVILSLATLPAVKPGEPVVHIAVPTRSLATIRKEVEKKSGLSHRVRRDLATNIAMTKLDDSSDAPA, translated from the coding sequence ATGCCCACCGCCAAGTCCACCCGCCGCAAGCAAAAGCCCATCAAACTCGGCATGGAAACCATCCCACCCGGTGAGTCGCGGGACGTGCGGTTAAAAATATCCGAGACTTACACCGGCGACGAAATCGCCCTCCCCGTGCGCGTGATCCACAGCGCCAAGCCCGGGCCCAAGGTATTCATTTCCGCGGCCATCCACGGCGACGAAATTAACGGCACCGGCATTGTCCACGACCTGCTTTACGACGAGCAGATCACCATCGATTGCGGCACGCTGTTTTTAATACCCGTTGTCAATGTGTTCGGCTTCGAGACGCACGAGCGCTACCTGCCCGACCGCCGTGACCTCAACCGCAGCTTTCCCGGCAACGAAACCGGCAGCCTCGCCTCGCGCATTGCGGCAATTTTTATGCGGGAAATCGTCTGCCAGTGCGACTACGGTATCGACCTGCACTCGGCCGCCTTTCAGCGCACCAACTTCCCCAACGTGCGCGCCGATCTCTCCAACCCCGATGCGCGCAAGCTCGCACTCGCCTTCGGTTGCCCGCTGATCGTCGACGGCCGCGGCCCGGAGGGCTCACTGCGCCGTGAGGCGTGCAAGGCCGGCTGCCCAACGATCATTCTCGAAGCTGGCGAACCCTGGAAGATCGAGCGCGGCATCCTGGAGCTCGGCGTGCGCGGCATACGCAATACCCTGATCAAGCTCGGCATGCTTACCGGCGAAAACATCCCGCCCGCCTATCAAATACGCGCCAAAAAAACCACCTGGGTTCGCGCCGAGCTGGGCGGCATCCTGCGCTACCACATTGGTGCGGGTGACTGGGTTGAGGCCGGGCAGCCCATTGCGACGAACTACACCATTCTCGGCCAGGCACAATACACGCTGACCAGCCCGTGCGACGGCGTGATTCTCAGCTTGGCGACACTACCAGCGGTAAAACCCGGCGAGCCGGTAGTCCACATCGCAGTGCCCACCCGCAGCCTCGCCACGATTCGCAAAGAAGTGGAGAAAAAGAGCGGCCTCTCCCACCGCGTCCGCCGCGACCTGGCGACCAACATTGCGATGACCAAACTGGACGACAGCAGCGACGCGCCAGCGTGA
- a CDS encoding RimK family alpha-L-glutamate ligase: MDPLKIAIISRAPRCYSTKRIREACTKRGHKPKVLDPLKFGIYVESKHPSLTFRSRRLSEYDAVIPRIGSSVTFYGAAVVRQFEQMGVWSANPSQSIIISRDKLRSLQVLSRYDLGIAPSAFVRDRKDVLPAIERVGGAPVIVKLLEGTQGVGVILADSIKIAEAIIETLQSKSLNVLIQKFVSESRGKDIRAFVVGDRVVAAMRRKAVGTEFRSNVHRGGETESVTLTEEYERTAVRAAQILGLRVAGVDMLEGADGPVIMEVNSSPGLEGIENATNVDVAGAIVDYLVENVRFDDLDIRQRLGLARGFQVAEFTVGTDSNLAGKSIADSGLRERDVIVLSINRSGQVHAAPKGDDEIHAGDLLLCYGRKNTLRDYLPLKKPKRKKAKAKNNS, translated from the coding sequence ATGGACCCTTTAAAAATCGCCATCATTTCCCGAGCGCCGCGCTGCTACAGCACTAAGCGCATTCGCGAAGCCTGCACCAAGCGCGGGCATAAACCAAAGGTCTTGGACCCGCTCAAGTTCGGCATCTATGTCGAGTCAAAGCACCCGAGCCTCACTTTTCGCTCGCGCCGACTCAGCGAATACGACGCCGTCATCCCGCGCATCGGCTCCTCGGTCACGTTCTACGGCGCAGCCGTCGTGCGGCAGTTCGAGCAAATGGGCGTGTGGAGCGCCAACCCCTCGCAGTCCATCATCATTTCCCGCGACAAGCTGCGCAGCCTCCAGGTGCTCAGCCGCTACGATCTCGGCATCGCGCCATCGGCCTTTGTCCGCGACCGCAAGGACGTCCTCCCCGCCATTGAGCGCGTGGGCGGCGCGCCCGTCATTGTGAAACTCCTGGAGGGCACGCAGGGCGTCGGCGTCATTTTGGCGGACTCGATTAAAATCGCCGAAGCCATCATCGAGACGCTCCAATCGAAGTCGCTCAACGTGCTCATTCAAAAATTCGTCAGCGAAAGCCGCGGCAAGGACATTCGCGCCTTCGTCGTGGGCGACCGCGTCGTCGCCGCCATGCGCCGCAAGGCCGTGGGCACGGAGTTCCGCAGTAACGTCCACCGGGGCGGCGAGACCGAATCCGTCACCCTGACCGAAGAATACGAGCGCACCGCCGTGCGCGCCGCGCAAATCCTTGGTCTGCGCGTGGCAGGCGTCGACATGCTGGAAGGCGCGGACGGCCCTGTGATCATGGAGGTCAATTCCTCGCCCGGCCTCGAAGGCATTGAAAACGCCACGAATGTCGATGTCGCGGGGGCCATTGTGGACTACCTCGTCGAAAACGTTCGCTTCGACGACCTCGACATCCGGCAGCGCCTTGGCCTCGCACGTGGCTTTCAGGTGGCGGAATTCACCGTCGGCACTGACTCCAACCTGGCAGGTAAAAGCATTGCCGACAGCGGTCTGCGCGAGCGCGATGTCATCGTGCTCAGCATCAATCGCAGCGGGCAGGTCCACGCCGCGCCCAAGGGCGATGACGAGATCCACGCCGGCGACCTTCTTCTGTGCTACGGTCGCAAAAACACACTGCGCGACTACCTCCCCCTCAAGAAGCCGAAGCGCAAAAAGGCGAAGGCCAAGAACAACTCATAA
- a CDS encoding VOC family protein, with product MFDHIGFFVNDITRSAAFYEACLAPLGVRITQRQPHINAVIISGESEYPFIWMGETPPDGDYHGSPVSKDATRPIHLAFKADSKEAVDAFHAAGLAHGGKCNGQPEDDGYDYYAAYLIDPDGNNIEAGFHL from the coding sequence ATGTTCGACCATATCGGCTTTTTCGTGAATGACATCACGCGCAGTGCCGCCTTTTACGAGGCGTGCCTCGCACCGCTTGGTGTGCGCATTACCCAGCGTCAACCGCACATCAACGCCGTCATCATATCCGGCGAATCCGAGTATCCCTTCATTTGGATGGGGGAAACGCCACCAGACGGCGACTACCATGGCAGCCCGGTCAGCAAGGACGCCACCCGCCCCATCCACTTGGCGTTCAAGGCCGATAGCAAAGAAGCAGTGGACGCCTTCCACGCCGCAGGCCTCGCCCACGGCGGCAAGTGCAACGGCCAACCCGAAGACGACGGCTACGATTATTACGCCGCCTACCTCATCGACCCCGATGGAAACAACATCGAGGCCGGCTTTCATTTATAA
- a CDS encoding ATP-dependent zinc protease family protein, which yields MATTHKKSPRPPVPIGWKETIDLPDWGAANLVAKADTGAKSSALDVRNIQLLPNGRVRFTLAADRKDASLTQEIEADIVKEQKVRSSNGQLQRRVKVETTLKIGRRRKKVTFSLVNRHHMICRVLLGREALAGDFVVDSSQKYLHGKRKKPQIH from the coding sequence ATGGCTACCACCCATAAGAAATCACCGCGCCCGCCTGTGCCCATCGGCTGGAAGGAAACCATCGACCTGCCCGATTGGGGAGCCGCCAACCTCGTCGCCAAAGCCGACACCGGGGCCAAGAGCTCCGCGCTCGATGTGCGCAACATTCAGTTGCTGCCCAATGGCCGCGTGCGCTTCACCCTCGCCGCCGACCGCAAAGACGCCTCGCTGACCCAGGAGATCGAGGCCGACATCGTGAAAGAGCAGAAGGTCCGCTCCAGCAACGGCCAGCTGCAGCGCCGGGTAAAAGTGGAAACCACACTCAAGATCGGCCGCCGACGCAAGAAAGTCACCTTCTCCCTCGTCAACCGCCACCACATGATTTGCCGCGTGCTTTTGGGGCGTGAAGCACTCGCCGGTGATTTCGTCGTCGACTCCAGCCAAAAATATCTCCACGGGAAACGGAAAAAACCGCAAATCCACTAA
- a CDS encoding peptidase dimerization domain-containing protein, with translation MTELLDALPDLRERLAGRRELLLANAVMFSEIPSHTFEEAERARFMMDRLIEAGCQNVSTDELGNAVGIHPGKTGKRNILVSAHLDTPFAKSVDHAVQVNPDSIVGPSIMDNSLGLAAVVTLPTLLEQLGIELNDNLVLLGSTRSMGKGDIEGMRFFLENNQLPMRAGVLCEGATLGRLSYSSLGVIRGTIDCQVKRGATGLAAGGAIPVLNRLMTKMLEIPLPQDPVTQLIMGSIYGGTTYNTTARDAHLLFEIRSEGAGVASEIFEQIEAVVAETSSMTGAMADLKKVGNRKNNSISFNHPLVRGARRILKALEVEDHAAPSTGELSTLLGRDIPSLVIGLTNGEHRHDYNETIEIEPIFAGLAQLITLLQAIDGGYCDVDEA, from the coding sequence ATGACTGAATTACTCGACGCCCTGCCGGACCTACGCGAACGGCTCGCTGGGCGTCGTGAACTGCTGTTGGCCAATGCCGTGATGTTCAGTGAAATCCCATCGCACACATTCGAGGAAGCCGAGCGCGCGCGCTTCATGATGGACCGCCTGATCGAGGCCGGCTGTCAAAATGTGTCAACGGATGAGCTGGGCAACGCGGTTGGCATTCACCCGGGCAAGACCGGTAAGCGAAACATCCTTGTTTCCGCTCACCTGGACACGCCTTTCGCCAAATCGGTCGACCATGCCGTGCAGGTAAATCCGGACAGCATCGTTGGCCCCAGCATCATGGACAACTCCCTCGGCCTCGCCGCCGTGGTGACCTTGCCCACGCTCCTGGAACAGCTCGGCATCGAACTGAATGACAACCTGGTGCTGCTGGGCTCGACCCGAAGCATGGGCAAGGGCGACATCGAAGGCATGCGCTTTTTCCTGGAGAACAACCAATTGCCGATGCGCGCTGGTGTGCTCTGCGAGGGGGCCACGCTAGGCCGCCTCAGCTACAGCTCACTGGGCGTGATCCGCGGTACGATCGACTGCCAGGTAAAGCGCGGTGCTACGGGCCTTGCCGCCGGTGGTGCGATACCCGTGCTGAACCGCCTGATGACGAAGATGCTGGAAATCCCGCTACCACAGGACCCGGTAACACAGCTCATCATGGGCTCCATTTATGGGGGCACGACTTATAACACCACCGCGCGCGATGCGCATCTGCTTTTCGAAATCCGCAGCGAAGGCGCGGGCGTCGCGAGTGAAATTTTCGAGCAAATTGAGGCCGTGGTGGCCGAGACCAGCTCGATGACTGGTGCCATGGCGGACCTGAAGAAAGTCGGCAACCGCAAGAATAACTCGATCAGCTTTAACCACCCGCTCGTGCGCGGGGCGCGGCGCATCCTCAAGGCCCTGGAGGTCGAGGACCACGCGGCACCGTCCACGGGTGAGCTCAGCACCTTGCTGGGCCGCGACATCCCCTCCCTCGTCATTGGCCTGACCAACGGCGAGCACCGACACGACTACAACGAGACGATTGAGATCGAGCCGATTTTTGCCGGCCTGGCTCAGCTCATCACCCTGCTGCAAGCAATAGATGGAGGATACTGCGATGTCGACGAAGCTTGA
- a CDS encoding glucosyl-3-phosphoglycerate synthase yields MSTKLEKWIKSNTFHHSQFFDQMELLKQKEKTGLTISLCIPTLNEEATIGKEIVIFRSELMERYPLVDEIAVIDSGSTDKTLEVASSFGADTYFAGDILPEQGHKRGKGENLWKAIHQLKGDIICYVDADIKNIHPRFCYGLVAPLLYRPEVHYVKAFYDRPLAFSQGIRPSGGGRVTEILVRPLFSLFYPELTGLVQPLSGEYAVRREVLERIPFPIGYGVETSHIMDVYKQWGLEAFGQTDLDKRVHRNQETLSLGKMSFGILQSFLGRMKGMGMEGDLPEMHNILRQFQAVDQRYEQKLFEIVEEERPPMIDIPQYREKMGY; encoded by the coding sequence ATGTCGACGAAGCTTGAAAAATGGATTAAGTCCAACACCTTTCACCATAGCCAGTTCTTCGACCAGATGGAGCTGCTCAAACAGAAGGAAAAAACGGGGCTGACGATCTCCCTGTGCATCCCGACGCTCAACGAGGAGGCGACGATCGGTAAGGAAATTGTCATCTTCCGCTCCGAGCTGATGGAGCGCTATCCGCTGGTGGACGAAATTGCGGTGATCGACTCCGGCTCCACGGACAAGACGCTGGAAGTGGCCTCGTCTTTTGGCGCGGATACCTACTTCGCGGGTGACATTTTGCCCGAGCAGGGGCACAAGCGCGGCAAGGGGGAAAACCTTTGGAAGGCAATTCACCAGCTTAAGGGCGACATCATTTGCTATGTCGACGCCGACATTAAAAACATCCACCCGCGCTTTTGCTATGGCCTCGTCGCGCCGCTGCTCTACCGCCCAGAGGTGCATTATGTGAAGGCGTTTTACGACCGTCCGCTGGCGTTCTCGCAAGGCATCCGCCCCAGTGGCGGTGGACGGGTAACGGAGATTCTCGTGCGCCCGCTCTTCTCACTGTTTTACCCGGAGCTCACGGGCCTCGTGCAGCCGCTTTCAGGCGAATACGCCGTGCGCCGCGAGGTACTGGAGCGCATCCCGTTCCCGATCGGCTACGGCGTGGAAACATCCCACATTATGGATGTTTACAAGCAGTGGGGGCTCGAAGCCTTCGGCCAGACGGACCTCGACAAGCGTGTGCACCGTAACCAGGAAACCCTCTCGCTGGGCAAGATGAGCTTCGGCATATTGCAGAGTTTCCTCGGCCGCATGAAGGGCATGGGCATGGAAGGTGATTTGCCGGAGATGCACAACATTCTCCGCCAGTTCCAAGCCGTCGATCAGCGGTATGAGCAAAAGCTCTTCGAGATCGTCGAGGAGGAGCGCCCGCCGATGATTGACATCCCGCAATATCGCGAGAAGATGGGCTACTAG
- a CDS encoding glycosyltransferase family 4 protein, which produces MRVAIVHYHLKPGGVTRVVENAFASMEGRGVQMAAFSGEPYTGDALIQTAVVPGLSYTQANEKPDPGALWFSLKKAAREALGGEPDVWHIHNHCLGKNMAMPQVVERLAAETPVLLQIHDFAEDGRPGNYAAISSQTPNMDKLYPQASQVHYGLLNSRDLSFLTQSNFATQSLHLLPNPIAVPELPPERATLSGFEGRRLLLYPTRAIRRKNLGELILWSAMAEEDQLFATTLTPANPAARPIYDRWLEFAGSLGLPVRFALGEHVSLSFPELMSAADAIISTSVAEGFGLAFLEPYLFHKPLVGRNLPDITSDFTNADVDLSSLYDRMMVPLDWVGEALIRETLDAALRDYYTAYNCVLPLAAVDEAFDAMTAGGKVEFGRLSEALQEKVILHVNANSASQSEIAPASLGLDSAGGCIASNRELIAQNFSLDRYGENLKTIYEKVAQSAVEPLKYASHQTVLDQFLDPQRFNLLRT; this is translated from the coding sequence ATGAGAGTTGCCATCGTTCATTACCACTTGAAGCCCGGGGGAGTCACGCGGGTGGTCGAGAACGCATTTGCCTCAATGGAGGGGCGGGGCGTGCAAATGGCCGCCTTTTCCGGAGAACCCTACACGGGTGATGCGCTGATCCAGACCGCTGTTGTGCCCGGGCTGTCTTACACGCAGGCCAATGAAAAGCCTGACCCGGGTGCGCTCTGGTTTTCGCTCAAGAAAGCCGCCCGCGAAGCGCTCGGCGGCGAACCGGACGTATGGCACATTCACAACCACTGCCTCGGCAAAAACATGGCGATGCCTCAGGTGGTTGAACGCTTGGCGGCGGAGACGCCGGTGCTGCTGCAGATCCATGATTTCGCCGAAGACGGGCGCCCGGGCAACTACGCCGCGATTTCCTCGCAGACGCCCAACATGGATAAGCTCTACCCGCAGGCCTCTCAGGTGCACTACGGGCTGCTGAATTCCCGCGATTTAAGCTTCCTCACACAAAGTAACTTTGCAACGCAAAGCCTGCACCTTTTGCCCAATCCGATTGCCGTGCCCGAGCTGCCGCCCGAGCGTGCGACGCTATCGGGCTTTGAGGGGCGGCGTTTGTTGCTTTACCCGACGCGTGCCATTCGTCGCAAAAACCTGGGTGAGCTGATTCTGTGGTCGGCCATGGCGGAGGAGGACCAGCTGTTTGCCACCACGCTCACTCCGGCCAACCCGGCGGCGCGGCCGATCTACGACCGCTGGCTGGAGTTTGCCGGAAGCCTGGGCCTGCCGGTTCGCTTCGCGCTGGGTGAACACGTATCGTTGTCTTTCCCCGAGCTGATGTCGGCCGCCGATGCGATCATTTCGACGAGCGTGGCAGAGGGCTTTGGCTTGGCTTTCCTGGAGCCGTATCTGTTCCACAAGCCGCTGGTGGGGCGGAATCTGCCCGACATTACAAGTGATTTTACGAACGCGGATGTCGACCTGTCGTCGCTCTATGACCGGATGATGGTCCCGCTTGACTGGGTGGGCGAGGCGCTGATTCGGGAGACGCTGGACGCCGCCCTGCGCGATTATTACACGGCTTACAATTGCGTGCTGCCCTTGGCGGCAGTGGATGAAGCCTTCGACGCAATGACCGCCGGCGGCAAGGTGGAGTTTGGCCGCTTGTCGGAAGCTTTGCAGGAGAAAGTAATCTTGCACGTTAACGCCAACTCTGCATCGCAAAGTGAAATTGCACCGGCTTCGCTGGGCTTGGATTCAGCGGGAGGCTGCATTGCCAGCAACCGTGAGCTGATTGCGCAAAACTTCAGCCTCGACCGTTACGGAGAAAACCTGAAGACGATCTATGAGAAGGTCGCGCAATCCGCCGTTGAGCCGCTAAAGTATGCGTCGCACCAGACGGTGTTGGATCAGTTCCTGGACCCGCAGCGTTTCAATCTGCTGCGGACTTAG
- a CDS encoding histidine phosphatase family protein — protein sequence MRIYLIRHADPDYANNTITPAGHLEAQALATRLAKQGLDRIFCSPMGRAQDTARYTAKALGLEPTTLEWTRELDWPRISEEGLGNICAFDLHGHSVHLDDHTYTCANWSDVPPLDDPAFRIGYDTLCREADQFIAGLGYERAGQTYRIANPNRLKIGLFCHGGFGLTLLSRLLNIPMPLVWTGFFLPPSSVTTILFDERNDQVATPRCLGVGDISHLYASELPMSTIGIKANKE from the coding sequence ATGCGTATCTATTTAATCCGCCACGCCGATCCCGACTATGCCAACAATACCATCACGCCAGCCGGTCACTTGGAAGCCCAAGCGCTAGCCACACGACTTGCCAAGCAAGGCCTTGACCGAATTTTCTGCTCTCCAATGGGGCGCGCTCAAGACACCGCGCGCTACACTGCCAAAGCCCTCGGCCTCGAACCGACAACGCTTGAGTGGACCCGAGAATTGGACTGGCCCCGGATTAGCGAGGAAGGTCTGGGAAACATATGTGCCTTCGATCTTCACGGGCACTCCGTCCATCTGGACGACCACACCTACACATGCGCAAACTGGTCCGACGTCCCCCCGCTGGACGACCCGGCCTTCCGCATCGGCTACGACACACTATGCCGCGAGGCTGATCAATTCATAGCCGGCCTTGGCTATGAGAGAGCCGGTCAAACCTATCGAATTGCAAATCCCAACCGCCTCAAAATCGGGCTTTTTTGCCACGGAGGATTTGGACTCACCCTCCTCTCACGCCTGCTAAACATTCCCATGCCACTGGTCTGGACTGGTTTTTTCCTGCCACCCAGCAGTGTCACCACGATTCTGTTCGATGAGCGAAACGATCAAGTCGCAACGCCACGCTGCTTGGGCGTAGGCGACATTTCCCACCTCTATGCGAGCGAATTGCCCATGTCCACCATCGGGATCAAGGCGAATAAGGAATAG
- the tpiA gene encoding triose-phosphate isomerase — protein MSNNRKYLIAGNWKMNKTSADAEELIKAILLELGDKNGVSVVVCPPYTSLETGAKVLAESSNVQLGAQNMHAKASGAYTGEISAAMLRQLYVNFVILGHSERREYFSESDEEINEKVLAALESNLKPILCVGEKLEERESGDTLKVVETQLLGGLVNVPEDKADQVVIAYEPVWAIGTGKTATPEMAQEVHAAIRVLLRDRFGKATGDKIRILYGGSMKPENADGLLAKEDIDGGLIGGASLDAKSFVKLVESAAKASA, from the coding sequence ATGTCGAACAACCGAAAATACCTGATCGCAGGCAACTGGAAGATGAACAAGACTTCGGCCGATGCCGAAGAATTGATCAAAGCGATCCTCCTCGAACTGGGTGACAAAAACGGCGTCAGCGTCGTCGTCTGCCCGCCATACACCTCGCTGGAAACCGGCGCCAAGGTGTTGGCCGAAAGCAGCAACGTCCAGCTCGGCGCGCAAAACATGCACGCCAAGGCCAGCGGTGCCTACACCGGCGAAATCTCCGCCGCGATGCTGCGCCAGCTCTATGTAAACTTCGTGATCCTCGGCCACAGCGAGCGCCGCGAATACTTCAGCGAGTCCGACGAGGAAATTAACGAAAAAGTCCTCGCCGCTCTCGAAAGCAACCTCAAGCCGATCCTCTGCGTGGGCGAAAAGCTCGAAGAGCGTGAGTCTGGCGACACCCTCAAGGTCGTGGAAACCCAGCTGCTCGGCGGCTTGGTCAACGTCCCCGAGGACAAGGCCGATCAGGTGGTCATCGCCTATGAGCCCGTCTGGGCCATCGGCACCGGCAAGACTGCCACGCCCGAAATGGCGCAGGAAGTCCACGCCGCAATCCGCGTGCTGCTTCGTGACCGCTTCGGCAAGGCCACCGGCGACAAGATCCGCATCCTTTACGGCGGCTCCATGAAGCCCGAAAATGCAGACGGTCTTCTGGCCAAGGAAGACATCGACGGCGGCCTGATCGGTGGTGCTTCGCTCGACGCGAAGTCCTTCGTCAAGCTCGTTGAGTCGGCAGCCAAGGCCAGCGCCTAA
- a CDS encoding phosphoglycerate kinase: MATVKTVQDVNLAGKRVLVRCDFNVPFDAEGKISDDTRIVGALPTIKHLAAQGAKVILCSHLGRPKGEKNPKFTLAPVAVELANQLGQPVKFVEDCIGESVKSAVDAMSDGDVVLLENVRYYPGEEKNDPAFAKELAAVADAYVNDAFGTAHRAHASTEGVAQLVDTKVAGFLIEKELEYLGEKTSTPERPFVVILGGAKVSDKITVIDSLLDKCDTMLIGGAMAYTFALANGKKVGDSLSEPDKVETAKEAMAKAEAKGVKLLLPIDNLITNKLDFGAGSVGEVKVISGDIEDGWEGVDIGPDTIKLYEEAVKSAKTVLWNGPMGVFEIKACAQGTFAIAEAVAQADCCSIIGGGDSVKAIKKSGQGDNVSFISTGGGASLEFLEGKTLPGVAALETK, encoded by the coding sequence ATGGCCACTGTAAAGACTGTACAAGACGTCAATCTCGCCGGTAAGCGCGTGCTCGTGCGCTGCGACTTCAACGTTCCGTTCGACGCGGAAGGCAAGATCTCCGACGACACCCGCATTGTTGGCGCCCTGCCGACCATTAAGCACCTCGCCGCCCAAGGCGCGAAGGTCATCCTGTGCTCCCACCTGGGTCGCCCGAAGGGTGAGAAGAATCCGAAGTTCACGCTGGCACCCGTCGCCGTGGAACTCGCCAACCAGCTTGGCCAGCCCGTGAAGTTTGTTGAGGACTGCATCGGCGAATCCGTGAAGTCCGCGGTCGACGCCATGAGCGACGGCGACGTCGTCCTCCTCGAAAACGTCCGCTACTACCCGGGCGAAGAAAAGAACGACCCGGCATTCGCCAAGGAGCTCGCCGCCGTCGCCGACGCCTATGTCAACGACGCCTTTGGCACCGCTCACCGCGCCCACGCCTCCACTGAGGGCGTTGCGCAACTCGTCGACACCAAGGTCGCCGGCTTCCTCATCGAAAAGGAGTTAGAATACCTCGGCGAAAAGACTTCCACGCCGGAGCGTCCCTTTGTCGTCATCCTCGGCGGCGCGAAAGTTTCCGACAAGATCACCGTCATCGACAGCCTGCTGGACAAGTGCGACACCATGCTGATCGGCGGTGCCATGGCCTACACCTTTGCCCTGGCCAACGGTAAAAAGGTCGGCGATTCCCTCTCCGAGCCCGACAAGGTCGAGACCGCCAAGGAAGCCATGGCCAAGGCCGAGGCCAAAGGCGTAAAGCTCCTCCTGCCGATTGACAACCTGATCACCAACAAGCTCGACTTCGGTGCGGGTTCGGTTGGCGAAGTGAAGGTCATCTCCGGCGACATCGAAGACGGCTGGGAAGGCGTCGACATCGGCCCGGACACCATCAAGCTTTACGAAGAAGCCGTGAAGAGCGCCAAGACCGTTCTCTGGAATGGCCCGATGGGCGTCTTTGAGATCAAGGCCTGCGCCCAAGGCACCTTCGCCATCGCTGAGGCGGTTGCCCAGGCAGACTGCTGCTCCATCATTGGTGGCGGCGACTCCGTGAAGGCCATCAAGAAGAGCGGCCAGGGCGACAACGTCAGCTTCATCAGCACCGGTGGCGGCGCGTCGCTGGAGTTCCTCGAAGGCAAGACCCTGCCGGGCGTTGCCGCACTCGAAACCAAGTAA
- a CDS encoding Sec-independent protein translocase subunit TatA/TatB, with translation MNMFLNSLPVAFLSNLQGWEIPLLVIFGLIIFGGKKLPEFARGAGQAIKEFKKASKSAEDTFKQALNEEDEAKPKPVANQPAQTKGEEAAKI, from the coding sequence ATGAACATGTTTTTGAACAGCCTGCCAGTGGCCTTCCTGAGCAACCTCCAGGGTTGGGAAATCCCCCTGTTGGTCATCTTCGGGTTGATCATTTTTGGCGGTAAGAAGCTGCCGGAGTTTGCCCGCGGTGCCGGTCAGGCGATCAAGGAGTTCAAGAAGGCCTCCAAAAGCGCCGAGGACACCTTCAAGCAGGCCCTCAACGAAGAGGACGAAGCCAAGCCGAAGCCTGTCGCCAATCAGCCCGCCCAAACCAAGGGCGAAGAAGCTGCCAAGATCTAG
- a CDS encoding TonB C-terminal domain-containing protein, producing the protein MTNQRQAFITSVVLHCTAIGLLALFIFIDPLRAEEQPVVLELVTLPDETPQPESPQPPQPVLEQPQVRQIQDRQLPDVNIPEPKVEPKPTPKPEPPKPKMMSLADFDKKVDRRDATPTPPKPRSTAVAPSVNTNIKIDVPTTVAPSNAAANSSLVENYKTRLRNAIELSWNRPVDIGNTWAEFQFYVYPNGSIGKIEVKRSNASPAFIESIRKLLESQTPIGPTPQGWQGNMTITFRLR; encoded by the coding sequence ATGACCAATCAGCGACAGGCCTTCATCACCTCCGTTGTGCTGCACTGCACGGCAATTGGTTTGCTGGCGTTGTTTATCTTTATCGACCCACTCAGGGCCGAAGAGCAACCCGTTGTGCTGGAGCTGGTTACGCTCCCCGACGAGACGCCCCAGCCAGAATCGCCTCAACCGCCGCAGCCCGTGCTGGAGCAGCCGCAGGTGCGCCAAATACAAGATCGCCAGCTGCCGGACGTGAATATCCCGGAGCCCAAGGTGGAGCCTAAGCCAACCCCCAAGCCCGAGCCCCCAAAGCCAAAAATGATGAGCTTGGCCGATTTCGATAAAAAAGTCGACCGCCGCGACGCAACCCCCACCCCACCCAAGCCGCGCAGCACCGCCGTCGCCCCCAGCGTAAATACGAACATCAAGATCGACGTGCCCACGACGGTCGCGCCGTCAAATGCGGCCGCCAATTCATCATTAGTGGAGAACTACAAGACTCGCCTGCGCAACGCGATCGAGCTTAGCTGGAACCGCCCGGTGGATATCGGCAATACTTGGGCTGAATTTCAATTCTATGTCTATCCCAATGGAAGCATTGGAAAAATTGAAGTCAAACGCTCAAATGCGTCACCTGCTTTCATCGAATCAATTCGTAAACTGCTGGAGTCACAGACTCCAATTGGACCTACACCTCAAGGTTGGCAGGGAAATATGACCATCACTTTCCGCCTGCGCTAA